From one Triticum aestivum cultivar Chinese Spring chromosome 4B, IWGSC CS RefSeq v2.1, whole genome shotgun sequence genomic stretch:
- the LOC123089223 gene encoding uncharacterized protein, translating to MYGNRLSREFTTGLKYFLVVANANKQKGFVICPCVDCKNQKGYSSSREVHLHLLRHGFMPSYNCWTKHGERGVIMEEDEEGDDFIDESYLAHFGDTFMEDAEGEGEGEGEGEGEEEARDETVDDLGRTIADSRRRCETEKERENLDRMLEDHRKSLYPGCDDGLKKLGCTLDLLKWKAQAGVADSAFENLLKMLKNMFPKNNELPASTYEAKKVVCPLGLEVLKIHACINDCILYRGEYENLNECPVCTALRYKIRCDDPGDDVEGEKPRKRVPAKVMWYAPIIPRLKRLFRNKEHAKLLRWHKEDRKSDGELRHTADGTQWRKIDREFKDFAADARNIRFGLSTDGMNPFGEQSSSHSTWPVTLCIYNLPPWLCMKRKFIMMPVLIQGPKQPGNDIDVYLRPLVDELLQLWGRPGVRVWDEHKKEEFNLRAFLFVTINDWPALSNLLGLSNKGYNACTHCLHETESVHLPNCKKNVYLGHRRFLPKIHPVRKKGKHYNGKADHRPKPAERTGAEVFDMVKDLKVIFGKGPGGQSVPKGADGHAAMWKKKSIFWELEYWKVLEVHPDDRHPEWFQGRASYALTKEEKVIFFECLSSMKVPSGFSSNIKGIINMAEKKFQNLKSHDCHVIMTQLLPIALRGLLPENKYVRNRARPEGSIAKGYGNEEVIEFCVDFVPDLKPIGLPRSRHEGRLSGKGTIGRKSTICMDGHSLTEAHHTVLTNSSLVAPYFEKHKNILRSDNPGKPESWIRKAHMETFGSWLRKHLMNDNDVVDQLYMLAKTPSSTITTFQGYEINGNTFYTIAQDKKSTNQNSGVRFDAATENGQKVTYYGYIEEIWELDYGPSFKVPLFRCKWFKLTGGGVKVDQQYGMTMVDFNNLGYLDEPFVLAKDVAQVFYVKDISSKPRKRKDKKTISTSCDDPKRHIVLSGKRNIVGVEDKTDMSEDYNMFAEIPPFKVNTDPSIKLNDEDAPW from the exons atgtacggtaaccgactctcccgcgagttcactacgggtttgaaatatttcctcgtagtggctaatgcgaacaagcagaagggttttgttatctgtccatgtgttgactgtaagaatcagaagggttactcttcctcaagagaagttcacctgcacctccTTCGGCACGGTTttatgccaagctataattgttggaccaagcatggagaaagaggggttataatggaagaagatgaagaaggggatgatttcatcgatgaaagctatcttgctcatttcggtgatactttcatggaggatgctgaaggtgaaggggaaggtgaaggggaaggtgaaggtgaagaagaggcacgtgatgagaccgttgatgatcttggtcggaccattgctgattcacggagacgctgcgaaactgaaaaggagagggagaatttggatcgcatgttagaggatcacagaaagtcgttgtaccccggatgcgatgatggtctgaaaaagctgggctgcacactggatttgctgaaatggaaggcacaggcaggtgtagctgactcggcatttgaaaacttgctgaaaatgttgaagaatatgtttccaaagaataacgagttgcccgccagtacgtacgaagcaaagaaggttgtctgccctctaggtttagaggttctgaagatacatgcatgcatcaacgactgcatcctctaccgcggtgaatacgagaatttgaatgaatgcccggtatgcactgcattgcgttataagattagatgcgatgaccctggtgacgatgttgagggcgagaaacccaggaagagggttcccgccaaggtgatgtggtatgctcctataataccacggttgaaacgtctgttcaggaacaaagagcatgccaagttgttgcgatggcacaaagaggaccgtaagtcggacggggagttgagacacaccgcagatggaacgcaatggagaaagatcgacagagagttcaaagattttgcagctgacgcaaggaacataagatttggtctaagtacagatggcatgaatccttttggcgagcagagctccagccatagcacctggcccgtgactctatgcatctacaaccttcctccttggttgtgcatgaagcggaagttcattatgatgccagtgctcatccaaggtccgaagcaacccggcaacgacatcgatgtgtacctaaggccattagttgatgaacttttacagctgtggggcagacctggtgtccgtgtgtgggatgagcacaaaaaagaggaatttaacctacgagcgtttcttttcgtaaccatcaacgattggcctgctcttagtaaccttttgggactgtcaaataagggatacaatgcatgcacgcactgcttacatgagactgaaagtgtacatttgccaaattgtaagaagaacgtgtaccttgggcatcgtcgatttcttccgaaaattcatccagtaagaaagaaaggcaagcattacaacggcaaggcagatcaccggccgaagcctgcggaacgcactggtgctgaggtatttgatatggtcaaggatttgaaagtcatctttggaaagggtcctggcggacaatcagttccgaagggagctgacgggcacgcagccatgtggaagaagaaatctatattctgggagctagaatattggaaagtcctagaagtcc accctgatgaccggcatccggaatggtttcaaggtcgtgccagctacgctctgaccaaagaagagaaggtcatcttttttgaatgcctgagcagtatgaaggtcccgtctggattctcgtccaatataaagggaataataaacatggcggagaaaaagttccaaaacctgaagtctcacgactgccacgtgattatgacgcaattgcttccgattgctttgagggggctcctgccggaaaat aaatatgttcgtaaccgtgctaggccagaaggaagcatcgccaagggctatggaaatgaggaggtaattgagttttgtgttgactttgttcctgaccttaagccgattggtcttcctcgatcgcggcacgaggggagactaagtggaaaaggcacgatcggaaggaaatcaacgatatgtatggacggccattctctgactgaagcacaccacactgtactgaccaattccagcttggtggctccgtactttgagaaacacaagaatattttacgctcggacaacccggggaagcctgaatcctggattaggaaggcccacatggagactttcggcagttggttgagaaaacatttaatgaatgacaatgatgttgtagatcagctgtacatgttggccaagacaccatcttcgactataacgactttccaagggtacgagataaatgggaataccttttacacgatcgcccaagataaaaagagcaccaaccaaaacagtggtgtccgctttgatgcagcaaccgagaatgggcaaaaggtcacatattatggttacatagaggagatatgggaacttgactatggaccctcctttaaggtccctttgttccggtgcaaatggttcaagctaacaggaggtggggtaaaggtggaccagcaatacggaatgacaatggtggatttcaacaatcttggttaccttgacgaaccattcgtcctagcgaaagatgtcgctcaggttttctatgtgaaggacataagtagcaaaccgaggaaacggaaagataagaaaacgatcagtacatcatgcgatgatccaaagcgccacattgttctttcagggaaaagaaacatcgtgggagtggaggacaagacagacatgtcagaagattataatatgtttgctgaaattccgcccttcaaagtgaacaccgacccaagcattaagttaaatgatgaggatgctccatgg